Proteins co-encoded in one Streptomyces sp. NBC_01283 genomic window:
- the solA gene encoding N-methyl-L-tryptophan oxidase, whose product MSPTYDVIVIGLGGMGSAAAHHLSARGARVLGLEKFGPVHNRGSSHGGSRIIRQSYFEDPAYVPLLLRSYELYARLERDTGREIATLCGGVMVGRPESRTVSGSLLSARQWDLPHEMLDASEIRRRFPTLSPRDDEIALYESRAGLVRPENTVAAHLQLATRQGADLHFEEPMTHWEPYRDGVRVHTAEDTYTAGQLVICPGAWAPRLLTDIGVPFTIERQVMYWFQPTGGVRPFLPQHHPIYIWEDADDVQVYGFPAIDGPDLGAKVAFFRKGTPCTPETIERTVHEHEVAAMAEHMSGHIPSLPGQFLKAATCMYSNSPDEHFVIARHPAHPDSVTVAAGFSGHGFKFVPVVGEIVADLALRGTTEHPIELFDPSRLAAAPA is encoded by the coding sequence GTGTCCCCCACCTATGACGTGATCGTGATCGGCCTCGGCGGCATGGGCAGCGCCGCCGCCCACCACCTGTCCGCGCGCGGCGCCCGTGTCCTCGGCCTGGAGAAGTTCGGGCCCGTCCACAACCGCGGCTCCAGCCACGGCGGTTCGCGCATCATCCGGCAGTCCTACTTCGAGGACCCCGCGTACGTCCCCCTGCTCCTGCGCTCGTACGAGCTGTACGCACGCCTGGAGCGCGACACCGGCCGCGAGATCGCCACCCTGTGCGGCGGTGTGATGGTCGGCCGCCCCGAGTCCCGCACCGTCTCCGGTTCGCTGCTCTCCGCGCGGCAGTGGGACCTCCCCCACGAGATGCTCGACGCCTCCGAGATACGCCGCCGCTTCCCGACGCTCAGTCCTCGCGACGACGAGATCGCGCTGTACGAATCGCGAGCCGGGCTCGTCCGGCCCGAGAACACCGTCGCCGCGCACCTTCAGCTCGCCACGCGGCAGGGCGCCGACCTGCACTTCGAGGAGCCGATGACGCACTGGGAGCCGTACCGGGACGGCGTGCGCGTGCACACAGCCGAAGACACGTACACGGCCGGGCAGTTGGTCATCTGCCCCGGTGCCTGGGCGCCGCGGCTCCTGACCGACATCGGGGTGCCGTTCACCATCGAGCGGCAGGTCATGTACTGGTTCCAGCCGACCGGCGGCGTACGGCCCTTCCTGCCGCAGCACCACCCGATCTACATCTGGGAGGACGCGGACGACGTCCAGGTCTACGGCTTCCCGGCCATCGACGGCCCCGACCTCGGCGCCAAGGTCGCCTTCTTCCGCAAGGGCACGCCCTGCACTCCCGAGACCATCGAGCGCACGGTCCACGAGCACGAGGTCGCCGCCATGGCGGAGCACATGTCCGGCCATATCCCCTCCCTGCCGGGGCAGTTCCTCAAGGCGGCGACCTGCATGTACTCCAACTCGCCCGACGAACACTTCGTCATCGCCCGCCACCCGGCCCACCCGGACTCGGTCACCGTGGCGGCCGGGTTCTCCGGGCACGGCTTCAAGTTCGTGCCGGTCGTCGGCGAGATCGTCGCCGATCTGGCGCTGCGGGGCACCACCGAACACCCCATCGAGCTCTTCGACCCCAGCCGCCTGGCCGCCGCGCCCGCTTGA
- a CDS encoding FAD-dependent oxidoreductase → MSGRSATPRVVVIGAGIVGCSLADELTARGWTDVTVLEQGPLPAPGGSTSHAPGLVFQTGPSKTLTAFATYTVEKFGSLEVDGLSCFNPVGGLELATTPERWADLHRKAGYAASWGIRAELVGPARCKEMWPLIDESKVLGGLHTPDDGLARAVLACRAQIERAHARGARFLDRHTVTGIEQEDGRVTAVVTDRGTFPADHVVSAAGFWGPVISRMAGVDIPLLPLAHQYAKTGPLPELAGVNDPRTEASKPILRFQDRDLYFREHTDRIGIGSYAHRPLPVDAFTVPAYDDAAEMPSSYPFTEEDFAPSWEDCGRLLPSLRDTDVAEGFNGVFSFTPDGMPVLGESRALRGFWLAEAVWVTHSAGVAKAVAEWMVDGRPAIDVHDCDLTRFETAQRSPAYVADRGAQQFVEVYDVLHPLQPMERPRPLRVSPFYARQQELGAVFLEGGGWERPHWYEANAQLLAGVEVPARDAWSARHWSPIAAAEARATREKVALYDMTPLRRLEVSGPGALAFLQRMTSNNLAKKPGAVTYTLLLDEAGGIRSDLTVARLTPERFQVGANSPADLDWLLRHAPGDVHLRDITSGTCCIGVWGPLARELVQPLTRDDFSHEGFGYFRAKETYIGHVPVTAMRLSYVGELGWELYTDADTGLRLWDTLWEAGQEHGVIAAGRSAFNSLRLEKGYRAWGHDMTTEHNPYEAGVGFAVRMDRGDFVGRAALERLGSPERRLTALLLDDPAAVVLGKEPVFVDGVPAGYVTSASYGYTLGRCVAYAWLPPLETGAGVHVEYFGEKVPATVAEEPLFDPKMTRIRR, encoded by the coding sequence GTGAGCGGCCGATCCGCCACGCCTCGCGTCGTCGTCATCGGCGCCGGCATCGTCGGCTGCTCGCTCGCCGACGAGCTGACCGCCCGCGGCTGGACCGACGTCACGGTCCTCGAACAGGGGCCGCTGCCCGCCCCCGGCGGCTCCACCTCGCACGCCCCCGGCCTCGTCTTCCAGACCGGCCCCTCCAAGACCCTGACCGCCTTCGCGACGTACACGGTCGAGAAGTTCGGGTCCCTGGAAGTGGACGGCCTCTCCTGCTTCAACCCGGTCGGCGGCCTCGAACTCGCCACCACGCCCGAGCGCTGGGCCGACCTGCACCGCAAGGCCGGGTACGCCGCATCCTGGGGCATCCGCGCGGAGCTGGTCGGTCCGGCCCGGTGCAAGGAGATGTGGCCGCTCATCGACGAGAGCAAGGTTCTGGGCGGCCTGCACACTCCCGACGACGGGCTCGCCCGCGCCGTCCTCGCCTGCCGCGCGCAGATCGAGCGGGCACACGCGCGTGGCGCGCGTTTCCTCGACCGGCACACCGTGACGGGCATCGAGCAGGAGGACGGCCGGGTCACCGCCGTCGTGACCGACCGGGGCACCTTCCCGGCCGACCACGTCGTGTCGGCGGCCGGTTTCTGGGGGCCGGTGATCAGCCGGATGGCCGGTGTCGACATACCGCTGCTTCCCCTTGCCCACCAGTACGCGAAGACCGGGCCGCTGCCCGAGCTCGCGGGCGTCAACGACCCGCGCACGGAGGCCTCGAAGCCGATCCTCCGCTTCCAGGACCGTGATCTGTACTTCCGTGAGCACACCGACCGCATCGGCATCGGCTCCTACGCCCATCGGCCCCTGCCCGTGGACGCCTTCACGGTCCCGGCGTACGACGACGCGGCGGAGATGCCGTCCTCGTACCCCTTCACCGAGGAGGATTTCGCGCCGAGTTGGGAGGACTGCGGCCGGCTGCTGCCGTCACTCCGCGACACGGACGTCGCAGAGGGCTTCAACGGTGTCTTCTCCTTCACCCCGGACGGGATGCCGGTCCTCGGCGAGTCCCGTGCGCTGCGCGGCTTCTGGCTGGCCGAGGCGGTGTGGGTGACGCACTCGGCGGGCGTGGCCAAGGCGGTCGCCGAGTGGATGGTCGACGGGCGACCCGCCATCGACGTACACGACTGCGACCTGACCCGCTTCGAGACCGCCCAGCGCTCCCCCGCGTACGTCGCCGACCGCGGCGCCCAGCAGTTCGTCGAGGTCTACGACGTCCTCCACCCCCTGCAGCCCATGGAACGGCCCAGGCCGCTGCGGGTCAGCCCCTTCTACGCCCGGCAGCAGGAGCTCGGCGCGGTCTTCCTGGAGGGCGGCGGCTGGGAGCGCCCCCATTGGTACGAGGCGAACGCCCAACTCCTCGCGGGCGTCGAGGTCCCCGCACGCGACGCCTGGTCGGCCCGCCACTGGTCGCCGATCGCGGCCGCGGAGGCGAGGGCGACCCGCGAGAAGGTCGCCCTCTACGACATGACTCCCCTGCGCCGCCTGGAGGTGTCCGGGCCCGGCGCGCTCGCCTTCCTGCAGCGCATGACCTCCAACAACCTGGCCAAGAAGCCCGGCGCGGTGACGTACACCCTCCTCCTGGACGAGGCGGGCGGCATCCGCTCCGACCTCACGGTGGCCCGGCTCACCCCGGAACGCTTCCAGGTCGGCGCCAACAGCCCGGCCGACCTCGACTGGCTGCTGCGCCACGCCCCCGGCGACGTGCACCTGCGGGACATCACCTCCGGGACCTGCTGCATCGGCGTCTGGGGGCCGCTGGCCCGCGAGCTCGTCCAGCCGCTCACCCGCGACGACTTCTCGCACGAGGGGTTCGGCTACTTCCGGGCCAAGGAGACGTACATCGGGCATGTCCCGGTTACGGCGATGCGGTTGTCGTACGTCGGTGAGCTGGGCTGGGAGCTCTACACGGACGCCGACACCGGGCTCCGGCTCTGGGACACCCTCTGGGAAGCAGGGCAGGAGCACGGCGTGATCGCGGCCGGGCGGTCGGCGTTCAACAGCCTGCGCCTGGAGAAGGGGTACCGCGCCTGGGGCCATGACATGACCACCGAGCACAATCCGTACGAGGCGGGGGTCGGCTTCGCGGTCCGCATGGACCGTGGTGACTTCGTGGGCCGCGCCGCGCTCGAACGCCTCGGCTCCCCGGAGCGCAGGCTCACCGCTCTCCTGCTCGACGATCCGGCCGCCGTGGTCCTCGGCAAGGAGCCCGTCTTCGTCGACGGGGTGCCGGCCGGGTACGTCACCAGCGCCTCGTACGGCTACACGCTGGGCCGTTGCGTCGCCTACGCATGGCTTCCGCCGCTGGAGACGGGCGCGGGCGTGCACGTCGAGTACTTCGGCGAGAAGGTCCCCGCGACGGTCGCCGAAGAGCCGCTGTTCGACCCGAAGATGACCCGCATCCGCCGCTAG
- a CDS encoding S-(hydroxymethyl)mycothiol dehydrogenase has translation MPHEVRAVVAMKKGAPVEVQTIVVPDPGPGEVLVSVQACGVCHTDLHYREGAINDDFPFLLGHEAAGTIEAVGTDVTDLVPGDYVVLAWRAPCGSCRSCLRGRPWYCFDSRNAAQPMTLLDGTPLSPALGIGAFAEKTLVAAGQAVKVDPAARPEAAGLIGCGVMAGYGAAVNTGRVGRGDTVAVIGCGGVGNAAIAGASLAGARRVIAVDIDEGKLDGATRFGATHTVNSRGTDPVDAVRELTGGFGVDVAIDAVGTPSTYKQAFYMRDHAGVLVQVGVPDPEMRIDLPLIDLFSRGGALKSSWYGDCLPTRDFPILVDQYLSRRLDLGGFVSETITLDQVEEAFGRMHRGEVLRSVVVL, from the coding sequence GTGCCACACGAGGTCCGTGCCGTCGTCGCCATGAAAAAGGGCGCACCCGTCGAGGTGCAGACGATCGTCGTGCCAGATCCCGGACCGGGAGAGGTACTTGTCTCCGTGCAGGCCTGCGGGGTCTGCCACACGGATCTGCACTACCGGGAAGGTGCGATCAACGACGACTTCCCGTTCCTGCTCGGCCATGAGGCCGCCGGCACCATCGAGGCGGTCGGCACCGATGTCACCGATCTCGTCCCCGGCGACTACGTGGTGCTGGCCTGGCGCGCCCCCTGCGGAAGCTGCCGCTCCTGCCTGCGCGGCCGCCCCTGGTACTGCTTCGACTCACGCAATGCCGCCCAGCCCATGACCCTGCTGGACGGCACCCCCCTGAGCCCCGCCCTCGGCATCGGCGCCTTCGCCGAGAAGACCCTGGTCGCCGCCGGGCAAGCGGTGAAGGTCGATCCGGCGGCCCGCCCCGAGGCCGCCGGACTCATCGGCTGCGGAGTGATGGCCGGCTACGGGGCCGCCGTGAACACCGGACGGGTGGGCCGCGGCGACACCGTGGCCGTCATCGGCTGCGGCGGCGTCGGCAACGCGGCCATCGCCGGTGCCTCGCTGGCGGGCGCGCGCCGCGTCATCGCCGTCGACATCGACGAGGGCAAGCTCGACGGCGCGACCCGGTTCGGCGCCACGCACACCGTCAACTCCCGTGGCACGGACCCGGTCGACGCGGTCCGCGAGCTCACCGGCGGTTTCGGGGTCGACGTCGCGATCGACGCGGTCGGCACCCCGTCGACGTACAAGCAGGCCTTCTACATGCGTGATCACGCGGGTGTGCTCGTGCAGGTCGGGGTGCCCGACCCGGAGATGCGGATCGATCTGCCGCTGATCGACCTGTTCTCGCGGGGCGGCGCCCTCAAGTCGTCCTGGTACGGGGACTGTCTGCCGACCCGGGACTTCCCGATCCTCGTCGACCAGTACCTGAGCCGTCGGCTCGACCTCGGCGGCTTCGTCTCGGAGACCATCACGCTCGACCAGGTCGAGGAGGCCTTCGGCAGGATGCACCGCGGTGAGGTCCTGCGATCGGTGGTGGTCCTGTGA
- a CDS encoding IclR family transcriptional regulator, which translates to MTGTRKQPDQNEEPRGNRPENRPGSREKQVKPAPGSVQSVDRAVSVLEILARLGEAGVTEIADELGVHKSTAFRLLGVLENRGLVGQAKDRGKYFLGAGVLRLAGAAAVRLDISQEGGPVCRDLADELGETVNIAILDDDAAVNIMQARGPASVTAQNWLGRRTPLHATSSGKILLAHLPTTLREGLIARTLPRLTEHTVTGMVALRGELEAVVDQGFAIAVEELEVGLAAVAAPVRAHDGKVIGALSASGPVYRLTEDRLTELAKRTVAAALELSRRMGYGF; encoded by the coding sequence ATGACCGGCACGCGGAAACAGCCTGATCAGAACGAGGAGCCGCGCGGAAACCGCCCCGAAAACCGACCCGGCTCCCGCGAGAAGCAGGTGAAACCGGCACCGGGATCCGTCCAGTCCGTGGACCGCGCGGTCAGCGTCCTGGAGATACTCGCCCGGCTCGGCGAGGCCGGGGTCACCGAGATCGCCGACGAGCTGGGGGTGCACAAGTCGACGGCCTTCCGGCTGCTCGGCGTCCTGGAGAACCGGGGCCTCGTGGGCCAGGCCAAGGACCGCGGGAAGTACTTCCTGGGGGCCGGCGTACTCCGCCTCGCGGGGGCGGCGGCAGTGCGTCTGGACATCTCCCAGGAGGGCGGCCCGGTCTGCCGCGACCTCGCCGACGAGCTGGGCGAGACGGTCAACATCGCGATCCTGGACGACGACGCCGCGGTCAACATCATGCAGGCCCGCGGCCCCGCGTCCGTGACCGCGCAGAACTGGCTGGGCAGACGCACCCCGCTGCACGCCACCTCCAGCGGCAAGATCCTCCTCGCCCATCTGCCCACGACGCTGCGCGAGGGCCTGATCGCGCGGACGCTGCCGCGCCTGACCGAGCACACGGTGACCGGCATGGTGGCACTGCGCGGCGAGCTGGAGGCCGTCGTCGACCAGGGGTTCGCCATCGCCGTGGAGGAGCTCGAGGTGGGCCTGGCCGCCGTCGCCGCGCCGGTGCGGGCGCACGACGGCAAGGTGATCGGGGCGCTCAGCGCGTCGGGGCCCGTGTACCGCCTGACCGAGGACCGCCTGACCGAGCTCGCCAAGCGCACGGTCGCCGCGGCCCTGGAGCTGTCGCGGCGGATGGGCTACGGCTTCTGA
- a CDS encoding bifunctional 3-phenylpropionate/cinnamic acid dioxygenase ferredoxin subunit: MIPVCRLEDLPAGESVRVDTTPPIAVFNAEGEIYAIDDTCSHQDASLSEGWLEGCLVECPLHAASFDLRTGMPTCLPARRAVRTHRVSVDDGTIHVHLVAEEGSAA, translated from the coding sequence ATGATTCCCGTCTGCCGCCTTGAAGACCTCCCCGCGGGCGAATCCGTCCGTGTCGACACCACGCCACCCATCGCGGTGTTCAACGCCGAGGGCGAGATCTACGCCATCGACGACACCTGCAGCCACCAGGACGCCTCCCTCTCCGAGGGCTGGCTCGAAGGATGCCTGGTCGAATGTCCGCTCCATGCCGCCTCATTCGATCTCCGCACCGGGATGCCGACCTGCCTGCCAGCCCGCCGCGCCGTGCGCACCCACCGGGTGAGCGTGGACGACGGCACGATCCACGTCCACCTCGTGGCCGAGGAGGGTTCCGCCGCATGA
- a CDS encoding NAD(P)/FAD-dependent oxidoreductase yields the protein MRTITVVGASLAGLYAARELRAQGYDGRLVIIGDEPHQPYDRPPLSKDFLAGKADEAQLALSDDEESGELAAEWLLGVRARGLDPRGRTVLLEDGRTVASDGVVIATGASARRLPGPSLAGVHTLRSLDDARALRGELTAGPRRVVVIGGGFIGAETASSCVALGHEVTVVEAAPLPLLPQLGADMASFCAGLHARGGAALVTGTGVAALHGETAVHAVELADGRLLPADVVVVGIGAVPNTGWLAGSTVAVGDGVLCDDGCVTGLPHVVAVGDVARVGGARAEHWTSATEQPRVAVRNLLAGHTAETVRPLPYFWSDQYGSRIQFAGRRRPDDTVRLLEGSPEEGSFLAAYEREGRTTAVLGVDRPRPFMRMRRGLLTEMPVAA from the coding sequence ATGAGGACCATCACCGTGGTGGGCGCCTCGCTCGCCGGGCTCTACGCGGCGCGCGAGCTGCGCGCCCAGGGGTACGACGGACGGCTCGTGATCATCGGAGACGAGCCGCATCAACCGTACGACAGGCCGCCCCTCTCCAAGGACTTCCTCGCCGGCAAGGCCGACGAGGCCCAACTCGCCCTGTCGGACGACGAGGAGAGCGGCGAACTCGCCGCCGAGTGGCTGCTGGGGGTGCGCGCCCGTGGCCTGGACCCGCGTGGCCGCACCGTGCTCCTGGAGGACGGCCGGACCGTCGCGAGCGACGGGGTGGTCATCGCGACCGGCGCGTCCGCGCGCCGGCTGCCCGGGCCCTCCCTGGCGGGGGTGCACACGCTGCGCTCCCTGGACGACGCCCGCGCCCTGCGCGGGGAGCTGACCGCGGGGCCGCGGCGGGTCGTCGTGATCGGCGGCGGATTCATCGGCGCCGAGACCGCGTCCTCGTGTGTGGCGCTCGGGCACGAGGTGACGGTCGTCGAGGCCGCACCCCTGCCGCTCCTCCCGCAACTGGGCGCGGACATGGCCTCCTTCTGTGCCGGACTGCACGCGCGCGGGGGAGCGGCGCTCGTGACGGGCACCGGTGTCGCCGCGCTGCACGGCGAGACGGCCGTACACGCGGTGGAACTGGCCGACGGCCGTCTCCTCCCTGCCGATGTGGTCGTCGTCGGCATCGGGGCCGTCCCCAACACCGGCTGGCTCGCGGGCTCGACCGTCGCCGTGGGCGACGGAGTGCTCTGCGACGACGGCTGTGTCACCGGGCTGCCCCATGTCGTCGCGGTGGGTGACGTCGCCCGCGTGGGCGGCGCGCGGGCCGAGCACTGGACGAGCGCCACGGAGCAACCCCGCGTCGCTGTACGCAACCTGCTGGCCGGTCACACCGCCGAGACCGTGCGCCCGCTGCCGTACTTCTGGTCCGATCAGTACGGCTCCCGCATCCAGTTCGCGGGACGGCGGCGCCCCGACGACACCGTGCGCCTCCTCGAAGGCTCACCGGAGGAGGGCAGCTTCCTCGCCGCGTACGAGCGTGAGGGGCGCACCACCGCCGTCCTCGGAGTGGACCGCCCGCGCCCGTTCATGCGGATGCGGCGCGGCTTGCTGACCGAGATGCCGGTGGCGGCCTGA
- a CDS encoding nitrate- and nitrite sensing domain-containing protein yields the protein MRFRGKSIRRKIVALLLVPLISLTAMWGFATYLTGQSAKDLIDVSKVVDKIGYPIEDTARVVQQERRQTLVYLADPRASDALAALRRSRTATDEMVAEVVENAGHQDVRDEVTGQSADRLASLLDSFEGIDSLRRTVEEGTITRAGALKMYTKLIDPCYGFLMTLHGLDDVKMDQQGRALVGVTRARELLSREDALLGSALVARRLTEAEIRQISDLRAQRRLLYEVNLAQLPEEERAGYERYWNGAETTGLRSAEKAVIESSPGTPRAVTAARWDAAAGKALKDLAERDKAAGDRFQDRVEPVAVGVIVRVVVAGVFGLLALLFSVFMSVRVGSSLIRDLRRLRLEAHEASGVRLPGVLRRLAAGEQVDVETEAPRLTYEKDEVGQVGQALNTLQRAAVEATVKQADLRRGVSEVFVNLARRSQVLLHKQLTLLDTMERRTEDTDELADLFRLDHLTTRMRRHAEGLVILSGAAPSRQWRKPVQLMDVVRAAVAEVEDYERIEVRRLPRIAVTGPAVADLTHLMAELLENATVFSPPHTAVQVLGEHVANGFTLEIHDRGLGMAADALLDANLRLAETPEFELSDTDRLGLFVVSRLAQRQRVRVSLQPSPYGGTTAVVFIPETLLTDDVPDTNGIGFRLDRPQPKEAVGRDATGDKQAALGQVPVQLPGLPASLLDGPVELEAPVGMAGLDPFPGALGDLDDADSERGGLFRPRRRMAGLQGDEQHQQAREERETGEREPARPDALPTRGNGSTGPFGAPGGDEAPGDPVQLPRRRTPKLVSSHGRPVTHNRPRGAAEDNGTAPERPERPQTPVGRPQGGAVDRDRGSRPAAEPIDLPRRPEPQSAWPDLSPPHSDVTAADAPPDLPRRSRRTEPARTEPSRTDSPRVEPARTETESRVGPVPAPTTAPGGLPRRVRQANLAPQLKDGPDQRTERDSAPARTRPEERDADEVRSRMASLQRGWQRGREENAAGEDALDGTAPGTTSEGDGR from the coding sequence ATGCGCTTTCGCGGGAAGTCCATCCGCCGGAAGATCGTGGCATTGCTGCTGGTGCCGCTCATTTCCCTGACCGCGATGTGGGGTTTTGCCACTTATCTGACCGGCCAGTCGGCCAAGGACCTCATCGACGTCTCCAAAGTCGTCGACAAGATCGGCTACCCGATCGAGGACACGGCCCGGGTCGTCCAGCAGGAACGTCGCCAGACCCTCGTCTATCTCGCCGACCCCCGCGCCTCCGACGCGCTCGCCGCGCTGCGCCGCAGCCGGACGGCGACCGACGAGATGGTCGCCGAGGTCGTGGAGAACGCCGGACACCAGGACGTGCGGGACGAGGTCACCGGACAGTCGGCGGACCGCCTCGCGTCGCTCCTCGACTCCTTCGAGGGCATCGATTCGCTGCGCCGCACGGTCGAGGAAGGCACGATCACCCGGGCCGGCGCGCTGAAGATGTACACGAAGCTGATCGACCCCTGCTACGGCTTCCTGATGACCCTGCATGGTCTCGACGACGTGAAGATGGACCAGCAGGGCCGCGCGCTCGTCGGCGTGACCCGGGCACGTGAACTGCTCTCCCGCGAGGACGCGCTGCTCGGTTCCGCCCTCGTCGCCCGCAGGCTCACCGAGGCCGAGATCCGGCAGATCTCCGACCTCAGGGCCCAGCGCAGGCTGCTGTACGAGGTCAACCTCGCCCAGCTGCCCGAAGAGGAGCGCGCCGGGTACGAGCGCTACTGGAACGGCGCGGAGACGACGGGGCTGAGGTCCGCCGAGAAGGCCGTCATCGAGTCCTCGCCCGGCACCCCGCGCGCCGTCACCGCGGCACGCTGGGACGCCGCTGCGGGCAAGGCGCTCAAGGACCTCGCCGAGCGCGACAAGGCGGCGGGCGACCGCTTCCAGGACCGTGTCGAGCCGGTGGCGGTCGGCGTCATCGTGCGCGTCGTCGTGGCGGGCGTGTTCGGTCTGCTCGCGCTCCTGTTCTCGGTCTTCATGTCCGTGCGCGTCGGCAGCAGCCTCATCCGCGACCTGCGCCGCCTGCGCCTGGAGGCCCACGAGGCCTCCGGCGTCCGGCTGCCCGGCGTGCTGCGCCGCCTGGCGGCGGGCGAACAGGTCGACGTGGAGACCGAGGCACCGCGCCTGACGTACGAGAAGGACGAGGTCGGCCAGGTCGGCCAGGCCCTCAATACCCTGCAGCGCGCTGCGGTCGAGGCCACCGTCAAACAGGCCGACCTGCGCCGCGGCGTCTCGGAGGTCTTCGTCAACCTCGCCCGTCGCAGCCAGGTGCTCCTGCACAAGCAGCTCACCCTGCTCGACACGATGGAGCGCAGGACCGAGGACACCGACGAACTCGCCGACCTCTTCCGCCTCGACCACCTCACCACCCGCATGCGGCGGCACGCCGAGGGTCTCGTGATCCTCTCCGGCGCCGCCCCGTCCCGGCAGTGGCGCAAGCCCGTCCAGCTCATGGACGTCGTCCGCGCGGCCGTCGCCGAGGTCGAGGACTACGAACGCATCGAGGTGCGCCGCCTGCCGCGCATCGCCGTCACCGGGCCCGCCGTCGCCGACCTCACCCACCTGATGGCCGAACTCCTGGAGAACGCCACGGTGTTCTCGCCGCCGCACACCGCGGTACAGGTCCTCGGGGAGCACGTCGCCAACGGCTTCACCCTGGAGATCCACGACCGGGGCCTCGGCATGGCCGCCGACGCACTCCTGGACGCCAACCTCCGCCTCGCGGAGACCCCGGAGTTCGAGCTCTCCGACACCGACCGCCTCGGCCTCTTCGTGGTCAGCCGCCTAGCCCAGCGCCAGCGCGTACGCGTCTCCTTGCAGCCCTCTCCGTACGGCGGGACCACCGCCGTCGTGTTCATCCCGGAGACGCTGCTCACGGACGACGTCCCGGACACGAACGGCATCGGTTTCCGTCTCGACAGGCCGCAGCCCAAGGAGGCCGTGGGCCGCGACGCCACGGGTGACAAGCAGGCCGCGCTCGGCCAGGTGCCCGTACAACTCCCGGGGCTGCCCGCTTCCCTCCTCGACGGTCCCGTCGAGCTGGAGGCGCCGGTCGGCATGGCGGGCCTCGACCCCTTCCCCGGCGCGCTCGGCGACCTCGACGACGCCGACAGCGAGCGCGGCGGACTCTTCCGCCCGCGCCGCCGCATGGCCGGGCTCCAGGGCGACGAGCAGCACCAGCAGGCCCGCGAGGAGCGGGAGACGGGCGAGCGCGAGCCCGCCCGCCCCGACGCCCTGCCCACGCGCGGCAACGGAAGCACCGGCCCCTTCGGCGCCCCCGGTGGCGACGAGGCCCCCGGAGACCCCGTACAGCTGCCCCGCCGCAGGACCCCGAAGCTGGTCTCCTCGCACGGCCGCCCCGTGACGCACAACAGGCCCCGGGGCGCGGCGGAGGACAACGGCACGGCACCGGAGCGCCCCGAGCGCCCCCAGACGCCCGTGGGACGCCCACAGGGCGGTGCCGTGGACCGTGACCGGGGCAGCCGTCCCGCCGCCGAGCCCATCGACCTGCCGCGGCGCCCCGAGCCGCAGTCCGCCTGGCCCGACCTCTCCCCGCCGCACAGCGACGTCACCGCGGCGGACGCCCCGCCGGACCTCCCGCGGCGCAGCCGCCGTACGGAGCCCGCGCGTACGGAGCCCTCGCGTACCGACTCCCCGCGCGTGGAGCCCGCGCGCACGGAGACCGAGTCCCGCGTCGGACCGGTCCCGGCGCCCACCACCGCACCCGGCGGACTGCCCCGGCGCGTCCGGCAGGCCAATCTCGCCCCACAGTTGAAGGACGGACCGGACCAGCGCACGGAACGCGACTCGGCACCGGCCAGGACCAGGCCGGAAGAGCGCGACGCCGACGAGGTACGCAGCCGGATGGCTTCGCTCCAGCGTGGCTGGCAGCGTGGCCGTGAAGAGAACGCCGCGGGCGAAGACGCCTTGGACGGCACAGCACCAGGAACGACATCTGAGGGGGACGGTCGATGA
- a CDS encoding roadblock/LC7 domain-containing protein — MTAPKADARTATPGAARELNWLLDDLVQRVASIRKALVLSGDGLPTGVSADLTREDSEHLAAVASGFHSLAKGVGRHFEAGRVRQTVVELDDAFLFVTAAGDGSCLAVLADADSDVGLVAYEMTLLVKRVGVHLGTAPRTDLPTGG; from the coding sequence ATGACCGCACCGAAGGCCGACGCACGTACCGCCACACCCGGGGCAGCGAGGGAGCTGAACTGGCTCCTCGACGACCTGGTGCAGCGGGTCGCCAGCATCCGCAAGGCGCTCGTGCTCTCCGGCGACGGCCTGCCCACCGGCGTATCGGCGGATCTGACCAGGGAGGACAGCGAGCACCTCGCGGCTGTCGCCTCCGGTTTCCACAGCCTCGCCAAGGGCGTCGGGCGCCACTTCGAGGCGGGCAGGGTCCGCCAGACCGTGGTCGAGCTCGACGACGCGTTCCTCTTCGTCACGGCCGCGGGCGACGGCAGCTGCCTCGCCGTCCTCGCGGACGCCGACTCCGACGTGGGCCTGGTGGCCTACGAAATGACGCTGCTGGTCAAGAGGGTGGGTGTGCATCTGGGTACGGCGCCGCGCACCGACCTGCCCACGGGAGGGTAG